In one Sphingomonas sp. AP4-R1 genomic region, the following are encoded:
- the fdhD gene encoding formate dehydrogenase accessory sulfurtransferase FdhD: protein MPADTIAPLSPQAHRSIRFTRIAADGQAVEIEREIAAEVPIALEYQGIGYAVLMATPADLEDLAVGFSLSERLVDVADQVLDVDVHPAGAGFVVRVSLRHDVAERILDRVRHRATDSSCGLCGIENLEQALRPLPQVGTVSAAEDSACFRALAALGDHQLLNRTTGAVHAAAACSANGEILLVREDVGRHNAFDKLIGAMLRAEQDWDGGFALVSSRCSYEMVEKAVLARCPMLAAISAPTALAVDRASAAGLRLRALVRADALLAFDP from the coding sequence ATGCCGGCCGACACGATCGCCCCGCTTTCGCCCCAGGCCCATCGCAGCATCCGCTTCACCCGGATCGCGGCCGACGGACAGGCGGTGGAGATCGAGCGCGAGATCGCGGCCGAGGTGCCGATCGCGCTGGAATATCAGGGGATCGGTTATGCCGTTCTGATGGCGACGCCGGCCGATCTGGAGGATCTGGCGGTCGGGTTCAGCCTTTCCGAGCGGCTCGTGGACGTGGCCGACCAGGTGCTGGATGTCGATGTGCATCCGGCTGGCGCGGGTTTCGTCGTTCGCGTCTCGCTGCGGCACGATGTCGCGGAGCGCATCCTCGACCGGGTGCGACACCGGGCGACGGATTCGTCCTGCGGCCTGTGCGGCATCGAAAATCTCGAGCAGGCGCTCCGGCCGCTGCCCCAGGTGGGCACCGTCTCCGCTGCCGAAGACAGCGCCTGCTTCCGCGCTTTGGCGGCGCTGGGCGATCATCAGCTACTCAACCGCACGACCGGAGCGGTCCATGCGGCGGCGGCCTGCTCGGCGAATGGCGAGATCCTGCTCGTGCGGGAGGATGTCGGCCGTCACAATGCGTTCGACAAACTGATTGGCGCGATGCTGCGCGCGGAGCAGGATTGGGACGGCGGCTTCGCGCTGGTCTCGTCGCGCTGCTCCTACGAGATGGTGGAGAAAGCGGTGCTCGCCCGATGCCCGATGCTGGCCGCCATTTCGGCCCCCACGGCGCTGGCGGTCGATCGCGCCTCTGCCGCCGGATTGCGCCTGCGCGCGCTGGTGCGGGCGGACGCGTTGCTGGCGTTCGATCCCTGA
- a CDS encoding acyltransferase, whose translation MQTRKAGARILQLDTLRGTAVLLVFLHHCLKSYSNGMGDDPIFAEVIDFGRIGVVIFFLISGFVIARAIRTPTIEGIRLFWIHRLFRLYPAYWLALAVASVIAITKIPDISNMANHLHAQQIAANATMFQNLLGYNDAIGVFWTLQIEIIFYLMISAIYKVAYKNSHAYMAMAFFLFFSSLAYAAIMTVTHHAASLSEDKVFLGLLHLSIMFAGARTRQYWDSREGRQTGFIGSMPLDLKAFFAAILAFLAAYTILKARAGLDVHSVRALGSYSLAFVLFFGGLQYLGHSRTGKFFGDISYSFYLFHMPVLALCYYGMRQSGLAYLPEPLFVILTLAASTAVAFSSFKLVEVPCNRFAHRFRLAHRP comes from the coding sequence TTGCAAACCCGAAAAGCCGGCGCCCGCATCCTTCAACTGGATACGCTGCGCGGCACCGCCGTCCTGCTGGTGTTTCTCCACCACTGCCTGAAATCCTATTCGAACGGCATGGGCGACGATCCCATCTTCGCGGAAGTGATCGATTTCGGGCGGATCGGGGTCGTCATCTTCTTTCTCATCAGCGGATTTGTGATCGCCCGAGCGATCCGGACTCCCACGATCGAGGGCATCCGGCTGTTCTGGATCCACCGTCTTTTCCGTTTGTATCCGGCCTATTGGCTCGCATTGGCCGTCGCCTCTGTGATCGCCATCACAAAAATACCCGACATATCGAACATGGCGAATCATCTGCACGCCCAACAGATCGCCGCCAACGCCACCATGTTCCAAAATCTGCTCGGATATAACGATGCGATCGGCGTATTCTGGACTTTGCAGATCGAGATCATCTTCTATCTCATGATAAGCGCGATCTACAAAGTCGCGTACAAGAACAGCCATGCCTACATGGCGATGGCATTCTTTCTCTTTTTCTCAAGCCTCGCCTATGCGGCGATCATGACGGTTACGCATCACGCCGCCTCGCTTTCGGAGGACAAGGTCTTCCTGGGCCTGCTCCACCTGTCGATCATGTTCGCCGGAGCGCGAACCCGGCAATATTGGGATTCCAGAGAGGGGCGGCAAACCGGCTTCATCGGAAGCATGCCGCTGGATCTGAAGGCCTTCTTTGCCGCCATCCTGGCCTTCCTCGCAGCCTATACGATCCTGAAGGCGAGGGCCGGGCTCGATGTGCATTCCGTCCGCGCCCTCGGATCCTATTCGCTCGCCTTCGTCCTGTTCTTTGGCGGCCTTCAGTATCTTGGCCACTCCCGCACCGGCAAATTCTTCGGCGACATCAGCTACAGTTTCTATCTGTTTCACATGCCGGTCCTCGCCCTGTGCTATTATGGCATGCGCCAGTCCGGGCTCGCCTATCTTCCGGAGCCGCTCTTCGTCATTCTGACGCTGGCGGCCTCCACCGCAGTGGCTTTTTCCAGCTTCAAGCTCGTGGAAGTGCCCTGCAATCGCTTCGCGCATCGGTTTCGCCTCGCGCATCGCCCCTAG
- a CDS encoding AAA family ATPase: MTHGLIFGRFDPPHEGQIMLARTARELVDRLTIVALGEPGGTVPLGLRVAWLKELLPQVDVVALDLPEGPPRAAGFADLLRSIVAEPIDVMFAGSSQGEATAARLGARFVELDHDQRVVPISGAEIREDPFAAWGFLPPPVKPYFAKTICLHGPESTGKSTLAPRLARHFETLYLPEYGRTYCEAFGLALTMADLLAIGRTHAAMTRATLRVCNRRLILDTDPLMTAAWAEMLFERSDPWFDSFDETADLYLLLDIDMPWVDDGTRFFGDAERRRKFFDCSRDQLERRGLPYAIVSGAPEERFERSLAAIREAGLG; encoded by the coding sequence GTGACGCACGGCCTGATCTTCGGTCGCTTCGATCCGCCGCACGAGGGGCAGATCATGCTGGCGCGGACGGCGCGCGAGCTGGTCGATCGCCTGACGATCGTGGCGCTGGGAGAGCCGGGCGGCACGGTGCCGCTGGGCCTGCGCGTCGCGTGGCTGAAGGAATTGCTGCCGCAGGTGGATGTGGTCGCGCTCGATTTGCCCGAAGGGCCGCCGCGCGCGGCGGGCTTCGCCGATCTGCTGCGATCGATCGTGGCCGAGCCGATCGACGTGATGTTCGCCGGCAGCAGCCAGGGCGAGGCCACGGCCGCCCGTCTGGGCGCGCGCTTCGTCGAGCTGGATCACGACCAGCGCGTGGTGCCGATTTCCGGCGCCGAGATACGCGAGGATCCGTTCGCGGCGTGGGGCTTCCTGCCGCCGCCGGTGAAGCCTTATTTCGCCAAGACGATCTGCCTGCACGGGCCGGAAAGCACGGGCAAATCCACGCTGGCGCCGCGCCTCGCGCGCCATTTCGAAACGCTCTATCTGCCCGAATATGGGCGCACCTATTGCGAGGCGTTCGGCCTGGCGCTGACGATGGCCGATCTGCTGGCGATCGGGCGCACCCACGCGGCGATGACGCGGGCGACCCTGCGCGTGTGCAACCGCCGCCTGATCCTTGATACCGATCCGCTGATGACGGCGGCTTGGGCCGAGATGCTGTTCGAGCGCAGCGATCCCTGGTTCGACAGCTTCGACGAGACGGCCGATCTGTACCTGCTGCTGGATATCGACATGCCGTGGGTGGACGATGGCACGCGCTTCTTCGGCGATGCCGAGCGGCGGCGGAAATTCTTCGATTGCTCGCGCGATCAGCTGGAGCGGCGCGGCCTGCCCTATGCGATCGTCTCCGGCGCGCCGGAGGAACGGTTCGAACGATCTTTGGCGGCGATCCGCGAGGCCGGGCTGGGCTGA
- a CDS encoding copper resistance protein B, translating into MIALLLAAALAADPQAHDHHAMDMPMPVTAPASERAATPSQPAEVPVGDAPPPKAPADHYADRTYDPAAMAAARDLLRREHGGGTYSLVSLPIAEWRQGKGRESFRWNGEAWYGSDVRRAVFKTEGEAERGRAPDEAEVQLLASRPIDAYWDLQAGVRQDVGRGAKRTYATVAVEGLAPYWFDVEAALFLSTRGDLLGRVEASYDQRLTQYAILQPRIELEAAAQDVRRSGIGRGLSDVKADLRLRYTIVPEFAPYVGVGYETRVGRTRRFAEQAGEKARGTYLLVGIASFF; encoded by the coding sequence GTGATCGCTCTGCTCCTCGCCGCAGCGCTCGCCGCCGATCCGCAGGCGCATGATCATCACGCGATGGACATGCCGATGCCGGTGACCGCGCCCGCCTCTGAACGGGCGGCCACGCCATCGCAGCCGGCCGAGGTGCCGGTGGGCGATGCGCCGCCGCCGAAGGCTCCCGCCGATCACTATGCCGATCGCACCTACGATCCCGCCGCGATGGCGGCGGCGCGCGATCTGCTCCGGCGCGAGCATGGCGGCGGCACCTATTCGCTCGTCTCGCTGCCGATCGCGGAATGGCGGCAGGGCAAGGGGCGCGAGTCCTTCCGCTGGAATGGCGAGGCCTGGTATGGCAGCGATGTTCGGCGCGCCGTGTTCAAGACGGAAGGCGAGGCCGAGCGCGGCCGCGCCCCGGACGAGGCGGAGGTCCAGCTTCTCGCCTCGCGGCCGATCGACGCCTATTGGGATCTGCAGGCCGGTGTGCGGCAGGATGTGGGGCGCGGCGCGAAGCGGACCTATGCGACCGTCGCCGTGGAAGGACTGGCGCCTTACTGGTTCGATGTCGAGGCGGCCTTGTTCCTGTCGACGCGGGGCGATCTGCTGGGGCGGGTGGAGGCCTCCTACGACCAGCGCCTGACCCAATATGCGATCCTGCAGCCCCGGATCGAACTGGAAGCGGCCGCGCAGGACGTGCGCCGCAGCGGCATCGGCCGGGGCCTGAGCGACGTGAAGGCCGACCTGCGGCTGCGTTACACGATCGTCCCCGAATTCGCGCCTTATGTGGGCGTGGGCTATGAAACGAGGGTGGGCCGCACGCGTCGCTTCGCCGAGCAGGCGGGGGAGAAAGCGCGCGGCACCTATCTGCTGGTCGGCATCGCCAGCTTCTTCTGA
- a CDS encoding molybdenum cofactor guanylyltransferase: MRILGAILAGGRSSRFGSDKAEAMLEGRRLIDWAHDCMAGHVDHIVVCGRPGGIADRPHPDLGPLGGINAALHHARDRGFEAVLTVPCDVPILPSGTMRRLADAPSQAFLRSLPVVARWDASFADQLDRHLEGEERSVARWARRIGSLPISADDDIDNVNTPADLERLSTRRAGLRR; encoded by the coding sequence ATGCGGATTCTGGGCGCGATCCTCGCCGGCGGCCGATCGTCGCGCTTCGGATCGGACAAGGCCGAGGCGATGCTGGAGGGGCGCCGCCTGATCGACTGGGCCCACGACTGTATGGCCGGGCATGTCGATCACATCGTCGTCTGCGGGCGGCCCGGTGGCATCGCCGATCGGCCGCATCCCGATCTGGGCCCGCTGGGGGGCATCAATGCGGCCCTGCATCATGCACGGGATCGGGGGTTCGAGGCCGTTCTCACGGTGCCTTGCGACGTGCCCATATTACCGTCCGGTACGATGCGACGACTGGCGGATGCGCCATCGCAAGCCTTTCTCCGGAGCTTGCCCGTCGTCGCGCGCTGGGATGCAAGCTTCGCGGATCAACTCGACCGGCATCTGGAAGGGGAGGAGCGATCGGTGGCGCGATGGGCGCGCCGGATCGGAAGCCTGCCGATTTCAGCGGACGACGACATCGATAATGTGAACACACCCGCCGATCTGGAACGGTTGTCGACGCGCCGCGCGGGATTGAGACGGTAG
- a CDS encoding lipopolysaccharide assembly protein LapB produces the protein MIALFAFALAQAIAAPPQIVVTGKSLDKAYAECIAGGCTPLRDAQISIAWAEKLFRDGDYMKAKVSLSKAVDRNSRFARSDPRPVAAIYEAYATVALHEGDKDVYRRAVSNQVQTLRDNLPADDPAVTDTALALGDMWVKLQSPRDADAAYQAAERKAREQGQTNIALSAALRRVWLASSMDQHDRAAHLLEEIARDPIAQDPAIQAILPALRLRLAIRNSNDAEITRAVDTLGGKGTADKPVLVWAPPYEQGADAAAQDSARRLGVFDPTDTRSTDNDPIKWADVGFWVRPDGHTDEVEILRGSPARAWANPVLNQITARRYARLNEDSAAPGVYRIERFTMRATYMVPKGSLIRRRAGPGRLEIVDLTDASTRPPKAN, from the coding sequence ATGATCGCCCTTTTCGCCTTCGCTCTGGCCCAGGCCATCGCCGCTCCCCCGCAGATCGTGGTGACGGGCAAGTCGCTGGATAAGGCCTATGCCGAATGCATCGCCGGCGGCTGCACGCCGCTGCGCGATGCACAGATCTCGATCGCCTGGGCCGAGAAGCTGTTTCGCGACGGCGACTATATGAAGGCCAAGGTTTCGCTGTCGAAGGCGGTGGATCGCAACAGCCGCTTCGCCCGGAGCGATCCCCGCCCCGTGGCCGCGATCTACGAGGCCTATGCCACGGTCGCGCTGCACGAGGGCGACAAGGACGTCTATCGCCGCGCGGTCAGCAATCAGGTGCAGACGCTGCGCGACAATCTCCCGGCAGACGATCCCGCCGTGACCGATACGGCGCTGGCGCTGGGCGACATGTGGGTGAAGCTGCAGAGTCCGCGCGACGCCGATGCGGCCTATCAGGCGGCGGAGCGAAAGGCACGGGAGCAGGGGCAGACCAATATCGCTTTGTCGGCGGCGCTGCGCCGCGTCTGGCTGGCCAGTTCGATGGATCAGCATGATCGCGCCGCCCACCTGCTGGAGGAAATCGCCCGCGATCCCATCGCGCAGGATCCCGCCATTCAGGCGATCCTTCCGGCACTCCGCCTGCGGCTCGCCATCCGCAATTCGAACGACGCCGAGATCACCCGCGCCGTCGATACGCTGGGCGGCAAAGGCACCGCGGACAAACCCGTTCTCGTCTGGGCGCCTCCCTATGAGCAGGGCGCGGATGCCGCGGCCCAGGATAGCGCGCGCAGACTGGGCGTGTTCGATCCTACCGACACACGCTCCACGGATAACGACCCGATCAAGTGGGCCGATGTCGGCTTCTGGGTCCGCCCGGACGGCCACACCGACGAGGTCGAGATCCTGCGCGGCTCTCCCGCCCGCGCCTGGGCCAATCCGGTGCTGAACCAGATCACCGCACGCCGCTATGCCCGCCTGAACGAAGACAGCGCCGCCCCCGGAGTCTACCGGATCGAACGCTTCACGATGCGCGCGACCTACATGGTGCCCAAGGGCAGCCTGATCCGGAGACGCGCCGGCCCCGGCCGCCTCGAAATCGTCGACCTGACCGACGCCAGCACCCGCCCGCCCAAGGCGAACTGA
- the pnuC gene encoding nicotinamide riboside transporter PnuC, producing the protein MSWLEITAATLGVINMVLLVRRSIWNYAFGIAMVAMYVPIFFQQRLYSDALLQIFFIVVQLYGWWEWRRSSGRAGEVVVERLGWRARTVWAACGTVAWFAWSSMMHRYTDAVNPYWDGAVAAMSVAAQMLQARRLVETWPLWVTVDVVAIALYWSRDLRVTALLYVLFLLMSVWGWLAWLRAERGNKDMRA; encoded by the coding sequence GTGAGTTGGCTCGAGATCACTGCCGCCACCCTCGGGGTGATCAACATGGTGCTGCTCGTCCGCCGCAGCATCTGGAATTATGCGTTCGGCATCGCGATGGTGGCGATGTACGTGCCGATCTTCTTCCAGCAGCGGCTCTATAGCGACGCGCTGCTCCAGATCTTCTTCATCGTCGTCCAGCTCTACGGCTGGTGGGAATGGCGCCGGTCATCCGGCCGCGCGGGCGAGGTGGTGGTCGAAAGGCTCGGCTGGCGCGCGCGCACCGTGTGGGCGGCCTGCGGGACCGTCGCCTGGTTCGCCTGGAGCAGCATGATGCATCGCTATACGGACGCGGTGAATCCCTATTGGGACGGTGCCGTCGCGGCGATGAGCGTGGCCGCGCAGATGCTGCAGGCGCGCCGTCTGGTCGAGACATGGCCGTTGTGGGTGACGGTCGATGTCGTGGCGATCGCGCTTTACTGGAGCCGGGACTTGAGGGTGACGGCCTTGCTCTACGTCTTGTTTCTGCTCATGTCGGTGTGGGGGTGGCTCGCCTGGCTGCGGGCGGAGCGTGGGAACAAGGACATGCGGGCGTGA
- a CDS encoding copper resistance system multicopper oxidase, whose protein sequence is MTIRRRDLLRHGAGAVGALGAAGLLPFWASSFAHGVQAAPDTLTGTDILLRAEHGSWAIDGRHGHATMLNGTVPGPLIRLREGDDVRLTIDNRLDEDTSVHWHGLLVPPEFDGVPGVSFPGIRPGERFTYRFPLIQSGTYWYHSHSGLQEQIGLFGPLIIDPKGPDPIASDREHVILLSDWSFLHPHRLLMKLKQQSGYFNRQKQTLAGLASGRDQPAKDRLDWGRMRMDPTDISDVTGSTYTFLVNGHGPADTWTGLFRPGERVRLRIINAAAMTVFNVRLPGLKVTVVAADGQPVRPVTVDELQIANAETYDVIVTPDEDKAYALVAEAVDRSGIARATLAPRAGMVAPLPPRRRRPLATMRDMGMDMGGMSMKEMGDMGGMSMAMRDQRNAPSVPLNPGVQTIAPMPADRTGDPGQGLIGLDHKVLAYQDLVALVPNPDARAPSRSMEIHLTGNMERYMWAFDGKAFSAVTAPIPFRENERVRVTLVNDTMMTHPIHLHGHFFELVTGKGDHAPRKHTVAVLPGGKVTFDLTANAVGDWAFHCHMLLHMHAGMFQVVGVRPDPAPESAGEASA, encoded by the coding sequence ATGACGATCAGGCGGCGCGATCTTCTGCGCCACGGGGCGGGTGCCGTAGGTGCCCTCGGCGCGGCGGGGCTCCTGCCGTTCTGGGCGTCGTCGTTCGCGCATGGCGTGCAGGCCGCGCCCGACACGCTGACCGGGACCGATATCCTGCTGCGCGCCGAGCATGGCAGCTGGGCGATCGACGGGCGGCATGGCCATGCGACGATGCTCAACGGCACCGTGCCGGGTCCGCTGATCCGGCTGCGCGAGGGCGACGATGTCCGCCTGACGATCGACAACCGGCTGGACGAGGACACCTCGGTCCACTGGCACGGTCTGCTGGTGCCGCCGGAATTTGACGGCGTGCCCGGCGTGAGCTTTCCGGGCATCAGGCCGGGCGAGCGCTTCACCTATCGCTTCCCGCTGATCCAGTCCGGCACCTATTGGTATCACAGCCATTCCGGCCTGCAGGAGCAGATCGGGCTGTTCGGCCCGCTGATCATCGATCCCAAGGGCCCCGATCCGATCGCGTCCGATCGCGAGCATGTGATCCTGCTGTCCGACTGGAGCTTCCTCCACCCGCACAGGCTGCTGATGAAGCTGAAGCAGCAGAGCGGCTATTTCAACCGCCAGAAGCAGACACTGGCCGGATTGGCCTCGGGGCGGGACCAGCCCGCAAAGGATCGGCTCGACTGGGGGCGGATGCGGATGGACCCGACCGACATTTCGGACGTGACCGGCTCCACCTACACCTTCCTCGTCAACGGCCATGGCCCGGCCGACACCTGGACCGGCCTGTTCCGGCCCGGCGAGCGGGTGCGGCTGCGCATCATCAATGCGGCGGCGATGACGGTGTTCAACGTGCGCCTGCCGGGCCTGAAGGTGACGGTGGTGGCGGCCGATGGCCAGCCCGTGCGCCCCGTCACGGTCGACGAATTGCAGATCGCCAATGCCGAAACCTATGACGTGATCGTCACGCCCGACGAGGACAAGGCCTATGCGCTGGTGGCGGAGGCGGTCGACCGCTCCGGCATCGCGCGGGCGACGCTGGCGCCGCGTGCCGGGATGGTCGCCCCGCTGCCCCCGCGTCGCCGCCGCCCGCTCGCCACGATGCGCGACATGGGCATGGATATGGGCGGCATGTCCATGAAGGAGATGGGGGACATGGGTGGCATGTCGATGGCGATGCGCGACCAACGCAACGCGCCGTCCGTGCCGCTCAACCCCGGCGTCCAGACGATCGCCCCGATGCCGGCCGATCGCACCGGCGATCCGGGGCAGGGGCTGATCGGGCTCGACCACAAGGTGCTCGCCTATCAGGATCTCGTCGCGCTCGTCCCCAATCCGGATGCGCGCGCGCCCTCGCGATCGATGGAGATCCACCTCACCGGCAATATGGAACGCTATATGTGGGCGTTCGACGGGAAGGCCTTCAGCGCCGTGACCGCGCCGATCCCGTTTCGAGAAAACGAGCGGGTGCGCGTCACGCTCGTCAACGATACGATGATGACGCACCCTATCCACCTGCACGGCCATTTCTTCGAGCTGGTGACGGGCAAGGGCGATCATGCTCCGCGCAAACATACGGTGGCGGTGCTGCCCGGCGGCAAGGTGACGTTCGATCTGACCGCGAATGCGGTGGGCGACTGGGCATTCCACTGCCACATGTTGCTCCACATGCATGCCGGCATGTTTCAGGTGGTGGGCGTGCGGCCCGATCCGGCCCCTGAATCTGCCGGCGAGGCGAGCGCGTGA
- a CDS encoding copper resistance protein CopC, with the protein MRKILMPAAILSLFVAGPAIGQPSLTGSNPSAGSTTPRTDRLRLLFSEPIDARASTVQLVMTDMPGMPHHGAMRMAAIDVKPGKDGRSLDIGAKAPFPAGTYRLDWTIASKADRSRASGQLTFSLETVPK; encoded by the coding sequence ATGCGGAAAATTCTGATGCCTGCCGCCATTCTGTCCCTGTTCGTCGCCGGACCGGCGATCGGCCAGCCCAGCCTGACAGGCTCGAACCCCAGCGCCGGCAGCACCACGCCGCGCACGGATCGCCTGCGGCTTCTCTTCAGCGAGCCGATCGACGCCAGGGCCTCGACCGTTCAACTCGTCATGACCGACATGCCGGGCATGCCGCATCACGGCGCGATGCGAATGGCGGCGATCGACGTGAAGCCCGGCAAGGATGGGAGATCGCTGGACATCGGCGCCAAGGCGCCCTTCCCGGCCGGCACCTATCGTCTGGACTGGACCATCGCGAGCAAGGCCGATCGCAGTCGGGCAAGCGGACAACTGACCTTCTCGCTGGAAACGGTCCCAAAATGA
- a CDS encoding RNA polymerase sigma factor: protein MTSSPSSDEDDASFIAAALRGEPAGFSGLFARHRAPLYRLIRAQVRDEQEALDLVQEAFASAFAALGRYDPALPFRPWLSRIALNKCRDAARRRMVRRLFAFALPIGEAASLPDPQPDTEGVLVARDTLQRTMAAIASLPASLREPLTLCTLDELSQREAAGVLGISEKAVELRIRRARARLSEILGG, encoded by the coding sequence GTGACCTCGTCCCCGTCGTCGGACGAGGACGACGCATCCTTCATCGCTGCCGCGCTGCGGGGCGAGCCGGCCGGCTTTTCCGGGCTCTTCGCGCGCCACCGGGCTCCGCTCTATCGGTTGATCCGCGCGCAGGTCCGCGACGAGCAGGAGGCGCTGGACCTCGTGCAGGAAGCGTTCGCCTCGGCCTTCGCGGCACTCGGCCGGTATGATCCCGCGCTGCCGTTCCGCCCCTGGCTCAGCCGGATCGCGCTCAACAAATGTCGCGACGCCGCGCGCCGTCGGATGGTGCGACGGCTGTTCGCCTTCGCGCTGCCGATCGGGGAGGCTGCGAGCCTGCCGGACCCGCAGCCCGACACGGAGGGGGTTCTGGTCGCGCGCGATACGCTGCAGCGGACGATGGCGGCGATCGCGTCGTTGCCGGCATCGCTGCGCGAACCGCTGACGCTCTGTACGCTCGACGAATTGAGCCAGCGCGAGGCGGCGGGGGTGCTGGGCATCAGCGAGAAAGCGGTGGAACTCCGCATCCGCCGCGCCCGCGCCCGCCTGTCCGAAATTCTTGGCGGGTAG
- a CDS encoding periplasmic heavy metal sensor — protein MRWRALVAVALIAFAAALAGVALGRMLLPAAPAPRDDLHEIVHRRLDLSDDQQATIAGLEQSYHRRRAMLEAAMRAQNGVLAEAIQREHGNGPAVLGAVDRSHRIMGDLQKETIAHVFAMRRVLRPDQAARYDQLVSQTLTTGLR, from the coding sequence ATGCGCTGGCGGGCGCTGGTGGCGGTCGCGCTGATCGCTTTCGCGGCGGCGCTGGCGGGCGTCGCCTTGGGGCGCATGCTGCTGCCTGCTGCGCCCGCACCGCGCGATGATCTGCACGAGATCGTCCATCGCCGGCTGGACCTGAGCGACGATCAGCAGGCGACGATCGCCGGGCTGGAACAGAGCTATCATCGCCGCCGCGCCATGCTGGAGGCGGCGATGCGCGCGCAGAACGGCGTGTTGGCCGAGGCGATCCAGCGCGAGCACGGCAATGGCCCTGCCGTACTGGGGGCGGTCGACCGATCGCACCGGATCATGGGCGATCTGCAGAAGGAGACGATCGCGCACGTCTTCGCCATGCGCCGCGTGCTTCGGCCCGATCAGGCCGCGCGCTATGACCAGTTGGTCTCGCAGACGCTCACGACCGGGCTGAGGTGA